A DNA window from Candidatus Eremiobacterota bacterium contains the following coding sequences:
- a CDS encoding ankyrin repeat domain-containing protein, whose translation MKTPLTFVIAAIILLTAMQPALAAGIAAAPGDLTARTYSAPEIFGAIKAGSLAKVKSIVEDNPGAITMREPKHGLTPLHIAVLMGQTKIASYLIGKNAPINAKDELLVTPLHIAAWNGNLEIVKLLEHHKAGINAETVFCWTPLHYADAYKQKDVAEFLEEKGGKKGEDKRIWENPITPRRIVQLKWKKEVWDVSLIDGKLTLEFPKSKNDKSYFIDNAVNYFKTAITADGPYVVYKTGSDVLYYHMSMKKSPKKGKVVRCDVVAAGVTAGKTGVNLYLVNPSHKLTKYWIDGSGVKVRWERHILYNESGFMN comes from the coding sequence ATGAAAACCCCGCTCACCTTTGTCATTGCGGCAATAATACTTTTGACGGCGATGCAGCCGGCACTTGCCGCAGGGATCGCTGCCGCCCCCGGGGACCTCACTGCCAGGACCTACAGCGCCCCTGAAATATTCGGCGCCATCAAGGCAGGCAGCCTCGCAAAGGTAAAATCGATTGTGGAAGACAATCCCGGCGCCATCACAATGAGAGAACCGAAGCATGGCCTTACGCCTCTCCACATTGCGGTACTCATGGGGCAGACCAAGATAGCCTCTTACCTCATAGGGAAAAATGCCCCTATAAATGCCAAGGATGAGCTCCTTGTGACCCCGCTTCATATTGCAGCCTGGAACGGCAACCTGGAGATCGTGAAGCTGCTTGAGCATCACAAGGCGGGCATCAATGCGGAGACAGTCTTCTGCTGGACCCCCCTCCATTATGCCGATGCTTATAAACAGAAGGACGTGGCGGAATTCCTGGAGGAAAAAGGGGGCAAAAAAGGCGAGGACAAGAGGATATGGGAGAACCCCATCACCCCGCGGCGCATCGTGCAGCTGAAATGGAAAAAAGAGGTCTGGGATGTAAGCCTCATTGACGGCAAGCTCACTCTTGAATTCCCGAAGTCCAAAAATGACAAATCATACTTCATAGACAACGCCGTGAATTATTTCAAGACTGCCATTACCGCCGACGGACCCTACGTGGTGTACAAAACAGGGAGCGACGTGCTTTACTACCACATGAGCATGAAGAAATCCCCGAAAAAGGGGAAAGTGGTGAGATGTGACGTGGTAGCGGCAGGAGTCACTGCAGGAAAGACAGGCGTCAACCTCTACCTGGTGAACCCCTCTCACAAGCTCACCAAGTACTGGATAGACGGCAGCGGCGTGAAGGTCAGATGGGAGCGCCACATCCTTTACAATGAAAGCGGTTTCATGAACTGA